A part of Diprion similis isolate iyDipSimi1 chromosome 12, iyDipSimi1.1, whole genome shotgun sequence genomic DNA contains:
- the LOC124413483 gene encoding uncharacterized protein LOC124413483, producing the protein MPGSEITASSESLVSTATSRKSSSYWSHMVSHYEKRKASLEQRQTELAERIHLMECAVPSLLMGAMVSMKRNADPSARLLQTGLRLNEQPSTSACSANPEGRDAPNCRSNEPTGLRRANTRPEPGRFCKNTDFRP; encoded by the exons ATGCCGGGCTCAGAGATTACCGCGTCATCTGAATCTCTTGTCAGTACAGCGACATCCAGGAAATCTAGCAGCTACTGGTCCCACATGGTTTCTCACTACGAGAAACGCAAGGCATCCCTGGAACAACGTCAGACGGAGTTGGCCGAGCGTATCCACCTCATGGAGTGCGCGGTTCCATCCTTACTTATGGGGGCGATGGTGTCCATGAAGCGGAACGCCGATCCTTCGGCCAGATTGTTGCAGACTGGTCTCAG GTTAAACGAGCAGCCATCGACTAGCGCTTGCAGTGCGAATCCCGAGGGAAGAGATGCGCCAAACTGCAGAAGTAACGAACCTACAGGACTAAGACGAGCCAACACTAGACCGGAACCAGGCCGTTTCTGTAAAAACACAGACTTTAGACCGTGA
- the LOC124413527 gene encoding uncharacterized protein LOC124413527, translating into MNSFRTSDLGTADLGSGNVSNEKGTNSHWKDIVNKYERRNASLERRQAQLSERLRAMECALPSMLMNAMVSMHYGTEPPSMDLTSILSKSGVGSGTQGVDLNQPISESYQIELVYKRDEEPFDANRQGKNSKDSTSTSVRSSRFATGDDSHLNHNTTSDGQVPTDDEGLSVMSSRDLIALGRIQELAEQERLLKRYICDLESRERTFCETLEKANRLLNDPLDCMECLPICPGAEVKEPLSNDPVIQRLQKLEFYNKRMITSMRSLRQEKNVLIKQTDMLKTQLRSTQEKLGEVQKEVLGDSKVIPVMGEPSFTAVRGTCSCASTTNKENTVGKSTSPKTLIQLAEQFEDVLEKAKNRGLCKLSGPIKETATKLKQLSKSEEGYKCICDCPCDPTTKKDGPCPKCLCGQFDADKLGENGDWFCNSCGGECVCDLVSLDDDSSETNQDKTRNCECGCKDDEIACRCGCGIVNSNDVSETGDISKTVARKLSEDLDGIICKDCGNCKCGDDHSRCPDCIEACTCSCTTKTVPESLPTHDEIQSGSKTRELQDPNICGPRCACSDSNTKSSENDVVDELRRRFVFPLGNKGNPDLHPCFECEQKEPCDVCFTEELKRLDESKVTARSVLKQSLIPPSSIPCEECLKFGTQRSKDGGKTSPMCNLCQVRVIPNFGAEKTSEIIVGDEGSGDQLDSKKNHDSNCPCGCEATISTNPDQCLCGCDDDANSHHAIKKDSCPCGCDETTGQHEALQESGCDCECAKGGVHCDYCCCVDSVVKMLNDDKMAHEKSPETCPCIEDSNREAEMERLARTLQQEVDSIGRKNYVLQQLVAKCGCSSPEIIEGFYPSDGCPYHDPAPLRPTISGLQATVELLRVKNRSKDGMIAALAENLGDSVDPGKIVEKLAKSIAAATEQDFDQCRLYDYLNSPGCAQISSKLPSRDEISTREEESEDFGQIAGARDAEMINQSRYGIPPPRDFAVLNKICDDCLLVAWSHPNDISFVNGYEILVNGYLASRVRSPTRTEALLVSLDMSRPVLLTLYSVGPGGSCSEPVRITHPHCPCIDNQHVFR; encoded by the exons ATGAACTCTTTCCGAACTTCTGATCTCGGTACCGCAGATCTTGGGAGCGGCAACGTCAGCAATGAAAAGGGCACTAACAGCCATTGGAAGGACATTGTGAACAAGTATGAGAGACGAAATGCTTCGCTAGAACGGCGTCAGGCCCAGTTGTCCGAACGTCTTCGAGCCATGGAGTGTGCCCTGCCATCGATGCTGATGAACGCTATGGTCTCCATGCACTACGGAACCGAGCCACCAAGCATGGACCTGACCAGCATCTTGTCCAAGTCAGGCGTCGGTTCCGGGACACAAGGCGTGGACTTGAACCAACCGATTTCTGAGAGTTATCAAATAGAACTCGTTTACAAAAGAGATGAAGAACCGTTCGACGCTAACCGGCAAGGTAAGAACTCGAAGGATTCGACTTCAACGTCAGTAAGGAGTTCTCGGTTCGCCACCGGCGATGACTCGCATCTGAATCACAATACGACTAGTGATGGTCAGGTGCCAACCGATGATGAAGGTCTTTCGGTTATGAGTTCTCGGGACTTGATCGCCCTCGGGCGAATCCAGGAGCTGGCCGAACAGGAACGTTTGCTCAAGAGGTACATATGCGATCTTGAAAGCCGTGAACGAACCTTCTGCGAGACTTTGGAGAAGGCCAACAGACTTCTGAACGATCCATTGGACTGCATGGAGTGTCTGCCCATCTGTCCGGGCGCTGAAGTCAAGGAGCCGCTTTCAAACGATCCGGTAATACAGAGGCTGCAGAAACTCGAGTTTTACAACAAGAGAATGATCACGAGCATGCGGAGTCTCAGGCAGGAGAAGAACGTGCTGATTAAACAGACGGACATGTTGAAAACGCAGCTCAGATCCACCCAGGAAAAGCTCGGTGAGGTGCAGAAAGAGGTGCTTGGTGATTCGAAGGTCATTCCTGTTATGGGCGAACCTTCGTTCACCGCGGTGCGGGGTACTTGCAGTTGCGCCTCTACCACAAACAAAGAGAATACTGTGGGGAAAAGCACAAGTCCAAAAACGCTGATCCAGTTAGCCGAACAATTCGAGGATGTCTTGGAAAAAGCCAAG AATCGAGGTTTGTGCAAATTGAGCGGCCCTATTAAGGAAACTGCAACGAAACTGAAGCAGCTGAGCAAATCCGAGGAGGGGTACAAGTGCATTTGCGATTGTCCCTGCGATCCCACAACGAAAAAA GATGGACCCTGCCCCAAGTGCCTATGCGGACAATTTGACGCTGATAAGTTAGGCGAAAATGGCGACTGGTTTTGTAACAGCTGTGGCGGAGAGTGTGTCTGCGATCTCGTGAGTCTCGACGATGATTCTTCTGAAACGAATCAAGACAAAACTAGAAATTGCGAGTGCGGATGCAAAGATGATGAAATCGCTTGCAGATGCGGCTGTGGAATTGTGAACTCAAATGACGTTTCTGAAACAGGCGATATATCAAAAACAGTG GCTAGGAAATTGTCCGAAGATTTGGACGGCATAATTTGCAAAGATTGCGGAAATTGCAAGTGCGGTGATGACCACTCCAGGTGTCCGGATTGCATCGAGGCCTGCACTTGCTCCTGCACCACGAAAACG GTGCCGGAATCTTTACCAACTCATGACGAAATCCAGTCAGGCAGCAAAACGAGAGAGTTACAAGATCCTAATATCTGTGGTCCTCGTTGCGCGTGCAGTGATTCGAATACCAAGAGTTCGGAGAACGATGTCGTCGATGAGCTCAGGAGAAGATTCGTGTTTCCATTAGGAAACAAAG GCAATCCTGACTTGCACCCATGCTTCGAATGCGAGCAGAAAGAACCTTGCGACGTTTGCTTTACCGAAGAGCTGAAGAGATTAGACGAATCAAAAGTCACCGCGCGTTCCGTTCTTAAGCAGTCTCTCATACCCCCTTCATCAATACCATGCGaagaatgtttgaaatttggtaCCCAACGAAGCAAAGATGGCGGGAAGACAAGTCCAATGTGCAATCTGTGTCAAGTGCGCGTGATCCCAAACTTTGGTGCTGAGAAGACCTCAGAAATAATCGTTGGAGATGAAGGAAGTGGAGACCAActcgactcaaaaaaaaatcacgactCAAATTGTCCGTGCGGTTGCGAAGCGACGATTTCGACGAACCCAGAT CAGTGCCTCTGCGGATGTGACGACGATGCGAATAGTCAtcatgcgataaaaaaagacaGCTGTCCCTGCGGATGTGACGAAACAACAGGGCAACACGAGGCATTGCAGGAATCAGG CTGTGACTGCGAGTGCGCCAAGGGTGGGGTGCACTGCGACTACTGTTGCTGCGTGGATTCCGTCGTGAAAATGTTGAAcgatgataaaatggcgcACGAAAAATCTCCGGAGACTTGTCCTTGTATCGAAGATAGTAACCGGGAAGCCGAGATGGAGCGTTTGGCCAGAACTCTTCAGCAGGAAGTCGACTCCATTGGCAGAAAAAATTACGTTCTGCAACAGCTTGTCGCTAAGTGCGGCTGCTCCTCACCTGAAATTATCGAGGGTTTCTACCCTTCGGATGGTTGTCCCTACCACGATCCAGCACCATTAAGGCCAACCATTTCTGGTCTGCAAGCAACTGTCGAATTGCTGCGTGTGAAGAATCGCAGCAAGGATGGAATGATCGCGGCTCTGGCTGAGAATCTTGGAGACTCGGTAGACCCTGGAAAAATCGTcgagaaattggccaaatcaATCGCTGCGGCAACTGAACAAGACTTTGACCAGTGCAGGCTGTACGATTACCTCAACAGCCCAGGTTGCGCTCAG ATCAGCAGCAAACTGCCAAGCCGAGATGAAATTTCCACTCGTGAAGAAGAGTCGGAAGACTTCGGGCAAATTGCTGGAGCTAGAGACGCGGAAATGATAAACCAATCACGATACGGCATTCCCCCACCTCGAGACTTTGCAGTTCTGAATAAGATCTGTGACGATTGTCTCCTAGTCGCATGGAGTCACCCGAATGATATTTCGTTCGTCAATGGTTACGAAATCCTCGTTAACGG GTATTTGGCGAGCCGCGTCAGGTCGCCCACGCGCACCGAAGCTCTCTTGGTTTCTCTTGACATGTCACGCCCGGTATTGTTAACCCTGTACTCAGTTGGTCCCGGAGGATCGTGCTCCGAGCCGGTAAGGATTACCCACCCACACTGTCCCTGCATCGATAACCAACACGTCTTCAGATGA
- the LOC124413525 gene encoding uncharacterized protein LOC124413525: protein MARGRFKLFHNMTGDVFTLFVVISLTAAQLQAFFNTTAQPINSNFTCAGRPTGYYADVPSNCRIYYNCDDQGNKFSYLCPEMTAFRQEALICDHAYLVDCQAGVRLGKMVHEPSAESESISTMTQPSRWMTGNLYRNFSSKNNSTVGKEVSTGRFHFGTVNSPERSNNSNVVPNWADDQRMKQVSSTESFSGDKYRVYNKSPFGYQRLNVSENWQSDRQQTFSNLPTEARFGTHFEKLIKSKQVYPRDGSGEDQFTVNSKEQHIESTTSRSGFGYPRTTESHFSFQNSNYPRWDKVGAKSTQNPGRPSTTTPTTPLTSGFPQRDYTASLKPLVPNVLEDDPYYPTETGTTTEIYFTPSENNDVLPRALTAPNFQPPLVGVYFKVPDVWPDLNTIDDIVDRRKLFYIPRTNNFS, encoded by the exons ATGGCTCGCGGCCGATTCAAGCTTTTCCACAACATGACCGGAGACGTTTTTACTCTATTTGTCGTAATCAGCCTGACCGCTGCACAGCTCCAAGCATTCTTC AACACGACGGCGCAGCCAATTAATTCCAACTTCACCTGCGCCGGCCGCCCGACTGGCTACTACGCCGACGTACCGTCGAACTGCAGAATTTACTACAACTGCGATGACCAGGGTAATAAGTTTTCTTATCTCTGTCCGGAGATGACCGCCTTCCGACAAGAGGCTCTGATCTGCGATCACGCGTACCTCGTTGACTGCCAGGCGGGAGTTCGGCTCGGCAAAATGGTCCACGAACCTTCAGCCGAGTCAGAATCCATCTCAACCATGACGCAGCCTAGTCGATGGATGACGGGTAATCTCTACcgcaatttttcttccaagaaTAACTCAACGGTCGGTAAAGAGGTCAGTACTGGGCGCTTCCATTTTGGTACAGTCAATTCACCCGAGCGCTCTAACAATTCGAACGTGGTTCCAAACTGGGCGGACGATCAGAGGATGAAGCAGGTTTCAAGCACGGAAAGTTTTTCAGGGGACAAATACAGAGTATATAATAAATCCCCCTTCGGTTACCAGAGGCTCAACGTCAGCGAGAACTGGCAGAGCGACCGCCAGCAGACGTTCTCCAATCTGCCCACCGAAGCTCGATTCGGGACCCACTTCGAAAAACTGATAAAGAGCAAGCAAGTATATCCTCGAGATGGATCAGGCGAAGATCAGTTCACTGTGAACTCGAAAGAACAGCACATCGAGTCTACCACGTCACGTTCCGGCTTCGGATATCCGCGGACCACGGAATCTCACTTCAGTTTCCAAAACAGCAATTATCCTCGCTGGGACAAAGTGGGTGCCAAGTCCACTCAGAATCCTGGCCGACCGTCCACGACGACCCCGACAACGCCATTGACCTCGGGATTTCCCCAACGCGATTATACCGCATCCTTGAAACCGCTTGTCCCCAACGTCCTGGAGGACGATCCTTATTACCCGACTGAAACCGGGACAACAACGGAAATCTACTTCACTCCCAGTGAAAATAACGACGTACTACCACGAGCCTTGACTGCTCCGAACTTTCAACCCCCTCTTGTTGGCGTGTACTTCAAGGTACCCGATGTGTGGCCAGACCTCAATACTATCGACGATATCGTAGATCGAAGAAAACTTTTCTACATACCAAGAACCAATAACTTCTCATAA